In Macrobrachium rosenbergii isolate ZJJX-2024 chromosome 47, ASM4041242v1, whole genome shotgun sequence, the following are encoded in one genomic region:
- the LOC136830966 gene encoding golgin subfamily A member 6-like protein 25, with protein sequence MNSYSVKCVQFVTSALARVPHVGSVDFSIITGFLQQGSAASVLHRNWFAGLLGAIGGNYFYNFHQEKAARKRTQDENLRILSDMDDLRATCDIWKKNLEEERQKNRQLLEDIGNTKHAEEALKQRVYKLEKDLANDKVKHLEDLLDMEEAANNRIQMVEEKLHDLVSENNAFKKILEKNKDVILRQQQELDDMNGLLTEKDLETGRESLRNEELIRTQEKKLQADGRYIQELEEMVQHLEIDRDGLRKRLNEREAENHLNLQKANGNIAKLEREVQLCLNEKKDMTEKMDKQEKVKDEEILKLKEDILLLERKNLNENERAKELESRNEELENQLAAFAREKEDLLRSLQGQKEIVKELSETVRQITEEKKQMEEQLEKEVKLREEQLLTVNLVSNLNAKLREQCEKAFEESVRREQAEAALRKEFDTQAQNLKKALAYIQQLESKNEELKNVNAKNEESIVKHQNEIDDLESLNRDLVEEMDQTKAACQKRIGQLEDELRHTQALMNLAEDHQKQEKERLQEEIKQNEKENARLRRQIETLERQKELAAKENEQRHNDLQDVNDLLRQKLEEASVRNQDLIEQIAQQDNRIEELLKEMAIEKTTHNRELMNVMENAEERMRKVEGKRKVLKFAYEELERRIEELQRRIEELMRMIEELERRNEDLERRNEDLERTNAKEYSVIRKQRQIMEDIYSHLDEVQAEMRGMAGEELEEDSD encoded by the coding sequence ATGAATAGTTACAGTGTCAAATGTGTTCAATTTGTTACTAGTGCTTTGGCCCGGGTCCCTCATGTTGGATCCGTGGATTTTTCTATTATAACTGGATTCCTCCAACAAGGGTCTGCAGCGAGTGTCCTTCACAGGAATTGGTTCGCTGGACTCTTGGGTGCAATTGGAGGAAATTACTTTTATAACTTCCACCAGGAGAAAGCGGCCCGGAAACGTACACAAGACGAGAACCTAAGGATTCTTAGTGACATGGACGATTTGCGGGCTACTTGTGACATCTGGAAAAAGAACCTTGAAGAAGAACGACAGAAGAACAGGCAACTCCTAGAGGATATCGGCAACACGAAACACGCTGAGGAAGCCCTCAAACAGAGGGTTTACAAATTGGAAAAGGATTTAGCTAACGACAAGGTCAAGCATTTGGAAGATCTACTGGATATGGAAGAAGCGGCAAATAATCGGATTCAAATGGTCGAAGAAAAGCTTCACGATTTGGTATCTGAAAATAACGCTTTCAAGAAGATCctcgaaaaaaataaagatgtaatATTACGGCAACAACAAGAACTCGACGACATGAATGGCCTCCTCACGGAAAAAGATTTGGAAACAGGGAGAGAAAGCCTTCGAAATGAGGAGCTTATTAGAACGCAGGAAAAGAAACTACAGGCTGACGGACGCTACATCCAGGAACTAGAGGAGATGGTACAACATCTAGAAATCGATCGTGACGGCCTTCGGAAACGTCTGAATGAACGCGAGGCCGAAAACCATCTGAATTTACAAAAGGCAAACGGCAACATAGCTAAGCTCGAAAGAGAGGTTCAGCTTTGTTTAAATGAGAAGAAGGATATGActgaaaaaatggataaacagGAGAAAGTAAAAGACGAAGAGATCTTAAAACTCAAGGAGGACATCCTTCTCTTGGAGAGAAAGAACCTGAACGAAAACGAACGAGCAAAAGAATTGGAATCTCGCAACGAGGAGCTGGAAAACCAGCTGGCAGCCTTTGCTCGTGAGAAAGAAGACCTTCTCAGAAGTCTGCAGGGACAGAAGGAAATCGTGAAGGAATTGTCAGAAACGGTACGCCAGATAACCGAAGAGAAAAAGCAGATGGAAGAACAACTTGAAAAGGAGGTAAAGTTGCGCGAGGAACAGTTACTAACTGTGAATTTGGTGAGTAATTTGAATGCAAAGCTGAGAGAGCAGTGTGAGAAGGCCTTCGAGGAAAGTGTCCGCAGGGAACAGGCCGAGGCTGCTTTGCGAAAGGAATTTGATACGCAAGCCCAGAACTTGAAAAAGGCCCTCGCTTACATTCAACAGTTAGAGTCTAAAAACGAAGAGCTGAAGAATGTCAATGCGAAAAATGAAGAGTCAATTGTGAAACACCAGAACGAAATTGATGACCTGGAATCTCTCAATCGTGACCTCGTCGAGGAAATGGATCAGACCAAAGCTGCTTGCCAAAAGAGGATTGGTCAATTGGAAGACGAATTGCGTCATACTCAAGCTCTGATGAATTTGGCCGAGGATCaccaaaaacaagagaaagaaaggcttcaagaagaaattaagcagaatgagaaggaaaatgcACGACTGAGAAGGCAAATAGAGACCTTGGAAAGGCAGAAGGAATTAGCGGCAAAGGAGAATGAGCAAAGACATAACGATTTGCAAGATGTCAATGATCTGCTCAGACAGAAGTTGGAGGAGGCCAGTGTGAGGAACCAAGACCTCATCGAGCAAATCGCCCAACAGGACAACAGAATTGAAGAGCTGCTGAAGGAAATGGCCATTGAGAAAACGACCCACAACCGAGAGCTGATGAATGTCATGGAAAACGctgaagagagaatgagaaaagtcGAAGGCAAAAGGAAAGTTTTGAAGTTTGCATATGAGGAACTGGAGAGGAGGATCGAGGAACTCCAGAGGAGGATTGAGGAACTCATGAGGATGATTGAGGAACTCGAGAGGAGGAACGAGGACCTGGAGAGGAGGAACGAGGACCTGGAGAGGACGAACGCGAAAGAATACTCCGTCATCAGAAAGCAGCGCCAGATAATGGAGGATATTTACTCCCACTTGGATGAAGTGCAGGCGGAGATGAGAGGCATGGCAGGAGAAGAGCTGGAAGAAGACTCCGATTAA